The Apodemus sylvaticus chromosome 17, mApoSyl1.1, whole genome shotgun sequence genome contains a region encoding:
- the Sla gene encoding src-like-adapter isoform X2 has translation MLCRLRVPSTARGEKDMGNSMKSTSLPSERPLPSTEGLESDFLAVLNDYPSPDISPPIFRRGEKLRVISDEGGWWKAISLSTGRESYIPGICVARVYHGWLFEGLGRDKAEELLQLPDTKIGSFMIRESETKKGFYSLSVRHRQVKHYRIFRLPNNWYYISPRLTFQCLEDLVAHYSEVADGLCCVLTTPCLAQNTPAPAAHPSPGTSPGSPVTLRHKTFDWKRVSRLQEGPEGAENPLRVDESLFSYGLRESIASYLSLTGDDSSSFDRKKKSLSLMYTGSKRKSSFFSAPQYFED, from the exons GCTTCGAGTGCCTTCCACGGCTCGAGGAGAGAAAGACATGGGGAACAGCATGAAATCCACATCTCTACCTTCGGAGAGGCCATTACCCAGCACTGAGG GACTTGAAAGTGACTTTCTGGCTGTGCTGAATGACTACCCATCTCCTGACATCAGCCCCCCAATCTTCCGGAGAGGAGAGAAACTGCGTGTCATTTCTGA TGAAGGGGGCTGGTGGAAAGCCATTTCTCTCAGCACTGGCCGGGAAAGTTATATTCCAGGGATATGTGTGGCCAGAGTATACCATGG CTGGCTGTTTGAAGGACTGGGCAGGGACAAGGCTGAGGAACTGCTGCAGCTGCCAGACACAAAGATTGGTAGCTTCATGATTCGAGAGAGTGAAACAAAGAAAG GTTTCTACTCACTGTCAGTaaggcacaggcaggtgaagcATTACCGCATCTTCCGCCTGCCCAACAACTGGTACTACATCTCCCCAAGGCTCACCTTCCAGTGCCTGGAGGATCTGGTGGCTCATTATTCTG AAGTGGCTGATGGACTATGCTGTGTGCTTACCACACCTTGCCTGGCACAGAACACACCTGCTCCAGCAGCTCACCCATCACCCGGCACCAGTCCTGGTTCACCTGTCACCTTGCGCCACAAGACCTTTGACTGGAAGAGGGTAtccag ATTGCAAGAAGGTCCAGAGGGAGCAGAGAACCCACTCAGAGTGGATGAATCCCTTTTCAGCTATGGTCTTCGGGAAAGCATCGCCTCCTACCTGTCCCTGACAGGGGATGACAGCAGCTCCTTCGACCGGAAGAAGAAGAGTCTCTCCCTAATGTACACTGGCAGCAAACGCAAGAGTTCCTTTTTTTCAGCACCCCAGTACTTTGAAGATTAG
- the Sla gene encoding src-like-adapter isoform X1 — translation MCSELGHSPLRELWVCFTLPLCLLYCRLRVPSTARGEKDMGNSMKSTSLPSERPLPSTEGLESDFLAVLNDYPSPDISPPIFRRGEKLRVISDEGGWWKAISLSTGRESYIPGICVARVYHGWLFEGLGRDKAEELLQLPDTKIGSFMIRESETKKGFYSLSVRHRQVKHYRIFRLPNNWYYISPRLTFQCLEDLVAHYSEVADGLCCVLTTPCLAQNTPAPAAHPSPGTSPGSPVTLRHKTFDWKRVSRLQEGPEGAENPLRVDESLFSYGLRESIASYLSLTGDDSSSFDRKKKSLSLMYTGSKRKSSFFSAPQYFED, via the exons ATGTGCTCTGAACTAGGTCACTCTCCACTCAGGGAGCTCTGGGTGTGCTtcactctgcctctgtgtctcttgtACTGCAGGCTTCGAGTGCCTTCCACGGCTCGAGGAGAGAAAGACATGGGGAACAGCATGAAATCCACATCTCTACCTTCGGAGAGGCCATTACCCAGCACTGAGG GACTTGAAAGTGACTTTCTGGCTGTGCTGAATGACTACCCATCTCCTGACATCAGCCCCCCAATCTTCCGGAGAGGAGAGAAACTGCGTGTCATTTCTGA TGAAGGGGGCTGGTGGAAAGCCATTTCTCTCAGCACTGGCCGGGAAAGTTATATTCCAGGGATATGTGTGGCCAGAGTATACCATGG CTGGCTGTTTGAAGGACTGGGCAGGGACAAGGCTGAGGAACTGCTGCAGCTGCCAGACACAAAGATTGGTAGCTTCATGATTCGAGAGAGTGAAACAAAGAAAG GTTTCTACTCACTGTCAGTaaggcacaggcaggtgaagcATTACCGCATCTTCCGCCTGCCCAACAACTGGTACTACATCTCCCCAAGGCTCACCTTCCAGTGCCTGGAGGATCTGGTGGCTCATTATTCTG AAGTGGCTGATGGACTATGCTGTGTGCTTACCACACCTTGCCTGGCACAGAACACACCTGCTCCAGCAGCTCACCCATCACCCGGCACCAGTCCTGGTTCACCTGTCACCTTGCGCCACAAGACCTTTGACTGGAAGAGGGTAtccag ATTGCAAGAAGGTCCAGAGGGAGCAGAGAACCCACTCAGAGTGGATGAATCCCTTTTCAGCTATGGTCTTCGGGAAAGCATCGCCTCCTACCTGTCCCTGACAGGGGATGACAGCAGCTCCTTCGACCGGAAGAAGAAGAGTCTCTCCCTAATGTACACTGGCAGCAAACGCAAGAGTTCCTTTTTTTCAGCACCCCAGTACTTTGAAGATTAG
- the Sla gene encoding src-like-adapter isoform X3 — MGNSMKSTSLPSERPLPSTEGLESDFLAVLNDYPSPDISPPIFRRGEKLRVISDEGGWWKAISLSTGRESYIPGICVARVYHGWLFEGLGRDKAEELLQLPDTKIGSFMIRESETKKGFYSLSVRHRQVKHYRIFRLPNNWYYISPRLTFQCLEDLVAHYSEVADGLCCVLTTPCLAQNTPAPAAHPSPGTSPGSPVTLRHKTFDWKRVSRLQEGPEGAENPLRVDESLFSYGLRESIASYLSLTGDDSSSFDRKKKSLSLMYTGSKRKSSFFSAPQYFED; from the exons ATGGGGAACAGCATGAAATCCACATCTCTACCTTCGGAGAGGCCATTACCCAGCACTGAGG GACTTGAAAGTGACTTTCTGGCTGTGCTGAATGACTACCCATCTCCTGACATCAGCCCCCCAATCTTCCGGAGAGGAGAGAAACTGCGTGTCATTTCTGA TGAAGGGGGCTGGTGGAAAGCCATTTCTCTCAGCACTGGCCGGGAAAGTTATATTCCAGGGATATGTGTGGCCAGAGTATACCATGG CTGGCTGTTTGAAGGACTGGGCAGGGACAAGGCTGAGGAACTGCTGCAGCTGCCAGACACAAAGATTGGTAGCTTCATGATTCGAGAGAGTGAAACAAAGAAAG GTTTCTACTCACTGTCAGTaaggcacaggcaggtgaagcATTACCGCATCTTCCGCCTGCCCAACAACTGGTACTACATCTCCCCAAGGCTCACCTTCCAGTGCCTGGAGGATCTGGTGGCTCATTATTCTG AAGTGGCTGATGGACTATGCTGTGTGCTTACCACACCTTGCCTGGCACAGAACACACCTGCTCCAGCAGCTCACCCATCACCCGGCACCAGTCCTGGTTCACCTGTCACCTTGCGCCACAAGACCTTTGACTGGAAGAGGGTAtccag ATTGCAAGAAGGTCCAGAGGGAGCAGAGAACCCACTCAGAGTGGATGAATCCCTTTTCAGCTATGGTCTTCGGGAAAGCATCGCCTCCTACCTGTCCCTGACAGGGGATGACAGCAGCTCCTTCGACCGGAAGAAGAAGAGTCTCTCCCTAATGTACACTGGCAGCAAACGCAAGAGTTCCTTTTTTTCAGCACCCCAGTACTTTGAAGATTAG